From Marinobacter alexandrii, one genomic window encodes:
- a CDS encoding PKD domain-containing protein has protein sequence MNFLVKGICAVVTVGLLVSCNKDDIDANPTGVGVTEITFVSIATDVEDGDGTLITVTTQGIGATSYVIDFGDADSSEDVLTKGVGGSVSYDYPNEGAEVTYTITVTAKADGFADVVKTQDVTVVHVPEGSLSTVPDSPTGTISNVFAIFSDGMEYDGGLLEYRWGEAVSGGDGVGTSVDEENVLRLSRLGSDAGVLSVETIDPASAFGDGIAATDIHFDVYSDFAEGVDLLKVTLVNSGASETYEVDGLALTDGGWTSFDLDLATGFSSSVSAIDSILFELGTDGTANEHASIYLDNIYLYKETGSSILNGDFEIEGTFATSQWRFATYTDGNTNPFGSSSDGSDFDIDGNDVGDKTRGAKWTSGQVGGPIHTADSRYAYQALALTPNTDYVLQYQYAIDDDNDDPVGLDRHMAGFVLDGHFIDGADALDDTGNDLGRNLGFDAEGKFSDTPNDYGTFVQIPFTSTESGEVSVMFYSVAPDDAWIDNVKVIEAASVTAPTPELTSEATPGNFLEYTFTNTSINGASFVWDFGDGNTSTEKSPTHTYATTGMYNVVLTATNASGSVMTNEMITVSDPEGATFAAVLQNADMQSYPTAENNNNDLVDAWTIDPDDTFNDGSDTPFDFWRNNDLEGWVSDRANNGSTAPDPSDQFDRNGTDKGSSSGTDAMSAGGSSDRSLKFDGTGERAYQPFQVEEGVEYTISANVKSETTPVTDVEGTFYILHSEPADETDLASFAITTVPVIATAINTWQNVEFSFTVNSTFSFPQDRVDENASDILTSTDQEFVIFYFVPTNTVTTDNEVFITDVVIETDGF, from the coding sequence ATGAATTTTTTAGTAAAAGGAATTTGTGCCGTAGTTACAGTGGGTCTTTTAGTATCTTGTAATAAAGATGATATTGATGCGAATCCTACAGGTGTAGGGGTTACTGAGATCACCTTCGTCTCTATAGCAACAGATGTTGAAGATGGTGATGGAACATTAATTACAGTAACAACGCAAGGTATAGGGGCTACTTCCTATGTAATAGATTTTGGAGACGCAGATAGTTCTGAGGATGTGCTGACAAAGGGAGTTGGAGGTTCTGTTTCTTATGATTACCCTAATGAAGGTGCAGAAGTCACCTATACAATAACTGTTACTGCAAAAGCTGATGGTTTTGCCGATGTTGTAAAAACGCAAGATGTAACAGTAGTTCATGTACCTGAAGGATCTCTTTCTACTGTCCCAGACTCCCCAACAGGAACTATTTCAAATGTGTTTGCCATCTTTTCAGATGGAATGGAGTATGATGGTGGACTACTGGAGTATAGGTGGGGTGAAGCTGTTTCTGGTGGTGATGGAGTAGGCACATCAGTTGATGAGGAAAATGTCCTTAGATTATCGAGACTTGGAAGTGATGCAGGAGTTCTCTCTGTTGAAACAATTGATCCTGCTAGTGCTTTCGGAGATGGTATCGCAGCTACTGATATTCACTTTGATGTCTATTCTGATTTTGCAGAAGGAGTAGACCTATTAAAGGTAACTTTAGTGAATAGTGGTGCTTCAGAGACCTATGAGGTTGATGGTTTAGCTCTGACAGATGGGGGCTGGACTAGCTTTGATTTAGACTTAGCTACAGGTTTTTCTTCGTCGGTTAGTGCAATTGACTCAATCTTATTCGAGTTAGGAACCGATGGTACAGCAAATGAGCATGCAAGTATTTATCTAGATAATATTTACCTATATAAAGAGACGGGTTCTAGCATTTTGAATGGTGACTTTGAAATTGAAGGAACTTTTGCTACCAGCCAATGGAGGTTTGCCACATACACGGATGGAAACACAAATCCATTCGGTTCTAGTAGTGATGGTTCTGATTTTGACATTGATGGAAATGATGTGGGAGACAAGACTAGAGGTGCGAAATGGACGTCTGGTCAGGTAGGGGGACCAATCCACACTGCTGATTCTAGATACGCTTATCAAGCATTAGCTTTAACTCCAAATACTGATTATGTTTTGCAGTATCAATATGCTATTGATGATGATAATGATGATCCTGTTGGACTAGATAGACACATGGCTGGCTTTGTGCTTGATGGTCACTTTATTGACGGTGCTGATGCTCTCGACGATACAGGAAACGATTTAGGAAGGAATCTTGGATTTGACGCAGAAGGAAAATTCTCTGATACGCCTAATGATTACGGTACGTTTGTTCAAATTCCATTTACATCTACAGAAAGTGGAGAAGTTTCTGTCATGTTTTACTCAGTAGCACCTGATGACGCATGGATCGATAATGTGAAGGTTATTGAAGCAGCAAGTGTAACTGCACCAACACCCGAACTTACTTCTGAGGCGACTCCTGGAAATTTTCTAGAATATACTTTTACAAATACTTCGATAAATGGAGCTTCATTCGTTTGGGATTTTGGGGATGGGAATACATCTACAGAAAAGTCTCCCACGCATACCTATGCCACTACGGGTATGTATAACGTAGTACTTACTGCCACGAATGCTTCTGGTAGCGTGATGACTAATGAAATGATCACGGTTTCTGACCCGGAAGGAGCCACCTTTGCAGCTGTATTGCAAAATGCAGATATGCAGAGTTATCCTACTGCAGAGAATAACAATAACGACCTTGTTGATGCATGGACAATAGATCCAGATGACACATTCAATGATGGCTCAGATACTCCATTTGATTTTTGGAGAAATAATGATTTGGAGGGTTGGGTTTCTGATAGAGCTAACAACGGGAGTACGGCACCAGATCCTTCGGATCAATTTGATAGAAATGGAACTGATAAAGGAAGTTCATCAGGAACAGATGCAATGTCCGCTGGAGGTTCATCAGATAGATCGCTCAAATTTGATGGAACTGGTGAAAGGGCGTACCAACCTTTTCAAGTTGAAGAAGGGGTAGAATACACCATTTCCGCAAATGTAAAATCAGAGACTACACCAGTTACAGATGTAGAAGGAACCTTCTATATATTGCATTCTGAGCCTGCTGACGAAACAGATTTGGCTTCATTTGCGATTACCACAGTACCTGTGATAGCCACGGCAATCAATACTTGGCAAAATGTTGAATTTAGCTTCACAGTTAACTCTACATTTAGTTTCCCTCAAGATAGAGTAGATGAAAATGCGTCTGATATTTTAACATCAACAGATCAAGAATTTGTCATCTTCTATTTTGTGCCGACTAATACGGTAACAACTGATAATGAAGTCTTCATTACCGATGTAGTAATAGAAACTGATGGATTTTAA
- a CDS encoding PKD domain-containing protein, with translation MNNKFSISKKIPFKLLGLFAIVFFVSCEFELPEAGSLPDNILPEANYSYVRSGNTLADFKFVSFTNASSEATKYEWDFGVGVVCDTATVDGILTIICSTETTSAEKDVPLVKFEDGEGTYPVTLTASDANGSSSDLTLDVEVIDQFVAINPTVQNGDFSITPFTTEDWKVNAFTDGTTTAPNTTSDGNSINYDGSDNGSKTPGMKFASGTSNPANPGGRRYAYQTLTVSPTTTDRTVKYILEYDYAITAGAGTITFEVLDGHFEDDGADALASSTGPGPLGQSVATETLGKGNFTTEKMEFTSNGSGLISIWIYAELTADGWIDNVKLYPKP, from the coding sequence ATGAATAATAAATTTAGTATTTCGAAAAAAATCCCATTCAAATTATTGGGCTTATTTGCGATTGTTTTTTTTGTAAGTTGTGAATTTGAATTGCCTGAAGCAGGTTCATTACCTGATAACATTTTGCCTGAAGCAAATTATTCCTATGTCCGAAGTGGAAATACACTGGCTGATTTCAAGTTTGTGTCATTTACAAATGCTTCGTCTGAAGCTACAAAATACGAATGGGACTTTGGAGTTGGGGTTGTATGTGATACCGCAACTGTCGATGGGATTCTTACAATTATATGTAGTACAGAAACTACTTCAGCAGAGAAGGATGTACCACTGGTGAAATTTGAAGATGGTGAAGGTACTTACCCAGTAACATTAACAGCCAGTGATGCGAATGGTTCTTCTAGCGACCTTACTCTTGATGTTGAGGTTATTGATCAGTTTGTAGCTATCAATCCTACAGTCCAAAATGGAGATTTTTCAATAACCCCCTTTACTACTGAGGATTGGAAGGTAAATGCTTTTACAGATGGAACTACAACTGCACCTAATACTACATCGGATGGTAATTCAATAAATTACGATGGATCAGATAACGGATCGAAAACGCCAGGTATGAAATTTGCCAGCGGTACTTCCAATCCTGCGAATCCAGGAGGTAGAAGATATGCATACCAAACACTTACGGTATCACCTACAACCACTGACCGAACTGTTAAATACATTTTAGAGTATGATTATGCGATAACAGCTGGTGCTGGAACCATAACATTTGAAGTTCTGGATGGCCATTTTGAGGACGATGGTGCTGATGCTTTAGCCAGTTCTACAGGTCCGGGTCCATTAGGACAGTCCGTAGCGACTGAGACATTGGGTAAAGGAAATTTTACTACTGAAAAAATGGAGTTTACCTCTAATGGCAGTGGCTTAATTTCTATTTGGATTTACGCTGAACTAACTGCAGATGGTTGGATAGATAATGTGAAACTTTATCCAAAACCCTGA
- a CDS encoding RagB/SusD family nutrient uptake outer membrane protein, which yields MKYLKSIKYLMFSLIGVLITSCEVDDFLNPEPETAVSGSGFYKSDEDVLAGIYGIYDALQGVNENTETSNSSFNRGIQFEYLLTEHRSDNTRSATLEGSRADFHRYLTDDNNIQSEDYWQSMYEIIFRANSIISVVGVADASNVARYTAEAKFLRAYAYFNLIRLYGSDDDTIGGIPLVTAVAEADDDEVLFTRVPKSEVYEQIVEDLLEAIDNLDNSFKARASKAAAQGILAKVYLSQPIPNYSGARQLCEAIMADGSFALQGDFRDVFYNEMNSEIIFAIRYEFGDPNESQGFSSEFTSFSRQGRQDGLNIVNPNLVAAFEANGGNRTSVSYFAFGDPTSPSVEVTKFLPDGSDITTDPATPTYGASSRQAGNDWIVLRYADVLLMHVEAILRDGGAVATADASALNSFNAVRNRAGLANDADATITTDELLLERRVELAFENQRFFDLLRFGVANIVLSAHSAADNDEDITVYPAYNARALLLPIPSREINLSKGLLKQNPR from the coding sequence ATGAAATATCTAAAAAGCATAAAATATTTAATGTTTTCCTTAATAGGAGTTTTGATTACCTCCTGTGAAGTGGACGATTTTTTAAATCCTGAACCTGAAACAGCTGTGTCTGGCAGTGGGTTTTATAAATCAGACGAGGATGTCTTGGCTGGGATTTATGGAATTTATGATGCCTTACAAGGGGTCAATGAAAATACCGAAACCAGTAATTCCTCTTTCAACAGGGGAATACAATTTGAATATCTCTTGACGGAGCATCGCTCCGATAATACAAGAAGCGCTACGCTGGAGGGTTCAAGAGCTGATTTTCATAGGTATCTGACGGATGATAATAATATACAATCGGAAGATTATTGGCAATCTATGTATGAAATTATTTTTAGAGCAAATAGCATAATTAGCGTTGTAGGTGTTGCAGATGCCTCAAACGTTGCGAGATATACTGCTGAGGCTAAATTTTTAAGAGCATATGCTTACTTTAATTTGATTAGATTATATGGAAGTGATGATGATACTATCGGAGGAATACCATTAGTAACTGCAGTTGCAGAGGCTGATGATGATGAAGTGCTTTTTACCAGAGTTCCTAAATCGGAAGTCTATGAGCAGATCGTTGAAGACTTACTGGAGGCCATTGACAATCTAGATAATAGCTTCAAGGCAAGGGCTTCAAAAGCGGCAGCTCAAGGTATTTTGGCGAAAGTGTATCTCTCTCAACCTATTCCAAACTATTCTGGAGCGAGGCAATTATGCGAGGCAATTATGGCTGATGGAAGTTTTGCTTTGCAAGGAGATTTTAGAGATGTGTTTTACAATGAAATGAATAGTGAAATTATTTTTGCTATTCGATATGAGTTTGGAGACCCAAATGAAAGTCAAGGTTTCTCATCTGAATTCACATCTTTTAGTCGCCAAGGTAGGCAAGATGGCTTAAACATTGTCAACCCTAATTTGGTTGCTGCATTTGAAGCAAACGGAGGAAATAGAACGTCCGTTTCTTATTTCGCTTTTGGCGATCCGACAAGCCCTTCTGTTGAAGTGACAAAGTTTTTGCCCGATGGGTCTGATATTACCACAGATCCAGCCACACCAACATATGGAGCTAGTTCTCGTCAAGCAGGTAACGATTGGATAGTGTTACGATACGCTGATGTATTACTGATGCATGTGGAAGCAATTTTGAGAGATGGAGGCGCTGTTGCTACCGCTGATGCGAGTGCATTAAATTCATTCAATGCAGTTAGAAATCGTGCTGGTTTAGCCAATGATGCAGACGCCACCATAACAACGGACGAATTGTTGTTAGAAAGAAGAGTGGAATTGGCTTTTGAAAATCAACGTTTCTTTGATTTGCTCAGATTTGGAGTAGCTAACATCGTATTAAGTGCCCATTCTGCTGCAGATAACGATGAAGACATAACTGTTTATCCTGCTTACAATGCTAGAGCGTTGTTGTTACCAATTCCTTCACGAGAAATTAATTTAAGCAAAGGGTTGCTAAAACAGAATCCTCGCTAG
- a CDS encoding TonB-dependent receptor yields the protein MSNIFKPLKITKALRSLVVFIVCLGTYQELSAQNISVSGVITDTNNETLPGVTVMIQGTSIGTVTDAEGRFSLSANQDATLVVSYIGFMTQTIQIGGRTQIDVNLSEDLEELEEIVVIGYGTQKKSHLTGAISKVENKNLDQIAVSRVDDALIGQVSGVNITATNPEAGGAPTIRIRGTGSISSESGPAVVVDGIIVDPDFLGALDMNDIESFEVLKDAASAAIYGSEGSNGVIIITTKQGKSGKTQFGYDTYTGFKSAFGSDDYKRSVKDWAAKELAETEQLSNGTLYMQKLVEVTGVDRDWQDVFFDGGNITSHSFSARGGNENTKFSTALRYLHDEGIVITDDYKVYSGKFKLDIKASDKVKFGISATPSYSKQRRLPTSIHNPIRQSPWLPIYHTEGTLQFIDRDAYPNVTVGDYFREDHLDELDINGDGSNASPRTSGDQNPYAQYVEREHYEFKTKLLGSTYLSYEIFDGLTAKSSLGVTLESSKRTRWDGEKHHHSNGAAYELRNLNRSRLISDNTLAYAKKMNNHDLNLLAGLTIQDRRTDISTINGSGYSNDLLKNLQGATVITKPADGQVDLVTRKIGYFARINYAYNDKYLFNASIRRDGSSVFGVDSKWGNFPAVSVGWNISDEDFLVGSRLISYLKLRTSYGLTGNENFDAGDALTNTWPYLALLQSSNAVTDDGSIAAGFSPLNIANALLQWESSKEFNPGIDFGLFDNRVTGSIDYYKRTSNNLLLNQDVSYVTGFGAGIVNKGEVENSGWEFELRTKNIVGKKFTWGSIVIVSTNKNELINFGNDDGNLTVDGFDRNTQWINSVGNPISSFYGFVADEELTTEYWDTPYNRINGQAQDIIVKDLNGDGLITNDDKTILGDPYADIVWSFTNEFTYEGFDFSFMVQGSAGAQIKNVGDQYFFHFSGATLNGAAEELVENGTIPDVSFIQPKIHTSDIVQSASYFSLRNVNIGYRFPKAMLDKVGITGLRVYASGQNLLYITSKDYHGFNPEFIDSNNTPISYGAQRAGTPLFRTVSFGLNMDF from the coding sequence ATGAGTAACATTTTTAAACCACTTAAAATCACAAAGGCCCTGAGGTCACTTGTGGTTTTTATTGTTTGCCTGGGCACGTACCAGGAGCTAAGTGCTCAAAATATCTCAGTTTCTGGAGTCATTACAGATACAAATAACGAAACACTTCCAGGTGTGACGGTGATGATCCAGGGAACGAGTATTGGAACAGTCACTGATGCGGAAGGAAGGTTCTCCCTTTCCGCAAATCAGGATGCAACACTGGTAGTGAGTTATATCGGATTCATGACCCAGACTATACAAATAGGAGGTAGAACCCAAATCGATGTAAACCTTTCTGAAGACTTAGAAGAGCTCGAGGAAATAGTAGTGATTGGGTATGGTACCCAGAAAAAATCCCACCTAACTGGTGCAATTTCCAAAGTAGAGAATAAGAATTTGGATCAAATTGCTGTTTCCAGAGTAGATGATGCACTCATTGGGCAGGTTTCGGGTGTTAATATTACTGCAACAAACCCAGAAGCTGGGGGTGCTCCTACTATTAGAATTCGAGGTACTGGGTCAATATCCTCTGAGTCCGGACCTGCGGTTGTGGTTGATGGGATAATTGTAGATCCAGATTTTCTTGGAGCTTTAGATATGAATGATATTGAATCTTTCGAAGTATTGAAAGATGCTGCATCCGCAGCTATATACGGCAGTGAGGGATCTAATGGGGTAATTATTATTACTACTAAACAAGGTAAAAGTGGAAAAACCCAGTTTGGCTATGATACCTACACTGGATTCAAATCAGCATTCGGTAGTGATGATTATAAAAGGAGTGTTAAGGATTGGGCAGCTAAAGAACTAGCAGAGACAGAGCAACTTTCAAATGGTACCCTATACATGCAAAAGTTAGTTGAAGTAACAGGTGTTGATAGAGATTGGCAGGATGTCTTCTTTGATGGGGGCAATATCACGAGTCATTCATTTTCTGCACGAGGTGGAAATGAAAACACTAAGTTTAGTACTGCATTGAGATATCTTCATGATGAAGGAATAGTAATCACTGATGATTATAAGGTCTATTCAGGAAAGTTTAAATTGGATATTAAAGCTAGCGATAAAGTTAAATTTGGAATCAGCGCTACACCTTCCTATTCAAAGCAAAGAAGATTACCAACTTCTATACATAATCCTATAAGACAGTCACCCTGGTTGCCAATTTATCATACGGAAGGAACACTTCAATTTATTGATAGGGATGCTTATCCAAATGTTACAGTTGGAGATTATTTTAGAGAAGATCATTTGGATGAGTTGGACATAAATGGTGATGGCAGTAATGCTTCTCCCCGAACTTCGGGGGATCAAAATCCATACGCACAATATGTAGAAAGAGAACATTATGAATTCAAGACTAAATTATTAGGTTCAACTTATTTGAGTTATGAAATTTTTGATGGATTGACTGCAAAATCATCACTGGGAGTTACTCTAGAGAGTAGTAAAAGAACTAGGTGGGATGGGGAAAAGCATCATCATTCAAATGGAGCAGCTTATGAGTTGAGAAACCTAAATAGATCTAGATTGATTTCAGACAATACTTTGGCATATGCCAAAAAAATGAACAATCATGATTTGAATTTACTTGCAGGACTTACAATTCAAGACAGACGAACAGATATTTCAACCATTAACGGTAGTGGATATTCAAATGACTTACTTAAAAACTTGCAAGGTGCCACTGTGATAACAAAGCCTGCCGATGGTCAAGTTGACCTTGTTACAAGAAAAATAGGTTATTTCGCCAGGATCAATTATGCGTATAATGACAAATATTTGTTTAATGCATCGATCAGACGTGATGGTAGTTCAGTATTTGGAGTAGACTCTAAATGGGGTAATTTTCCTGCAGTATCTGTAGGATGGAATATTTCTGATGAGGACTTTTTAGTAGGGAGTAGATTAATTAGCTATTTGAAGTTAAGAACTAGTTATGGTCTTACAGGAAATGAAAATTTTGATGCTGGTGATGCTTTAACTAATACTTGGCCTTACTTAGCCCTTTTACAATCTTCAAATGCAGTTACTGATGATGGCTCAATTGCTGCTGGATTTTCTCCTTTGAATATTGCCAATGCACTGTTGCAGTGGGAATCATCTAAAGAATTTAATCCAGGAATAGATTTTGGATTGTTTGACAATAGAGTGACAGGATCTATAGATTATTACAAAAGAACGAGTAATAATTTACTATTGAATCAAGATGTTTCTTATGTTACCGGATTTGGTGCCGGAATTGTAAACAAAGGAGAAGTAGAAAACAGTGGATGGGAATTTGAACTAAGAACAAAAAACATTGTAGGTAAAAAATTCACTTGGGGTTCTATTGTGATAGTATCAACAAATAAAAACGAGTTGATCAATTTTGGCAATGACGATGGAAACCTAACAGTGGATGGATTTGATAGAAATACACAATGGATAAACAGTGTAGGAAATCCGATTTCTTCTTTTTATGGCTTTGTGGCAGACGAGGAGTTAACAACTGAATATTGGGATACTCCATATAATAGAATTAACGGACAAGCTCAAGATATCATTGTGAAGGATCTAAATGGAGATGGTTTAATCACCAATGACGATAAAACCATTTTAGGAGACCCTTATGCCGATATTGTATGGAGTTTTACAAATGAGTTCACTTATGAAGGCTTTGACTTTTCCTTTATGGTTCAAGGGAGTGCTGGTGCACAAATTAAAAATGTTGGGGATCAATACTTTTTCCACTTCAGTGGAGCTACTCTTAATGGAGCTGCCGAGGAATTGGTAGAAAATGGTACAATTCCTGACGTCTCTTTCATTCAGCCGAAAATTCATACAAGCGATATTGTACAAAGTGCTAGTTACTTCTCTTTGAGAAATGTGAACATAGGCTATCGTTTCCCAAAAGCAATGTTGGATAAAGTGGGTATAACCGGTTTAAGAGTTTATGCTTCAGGTCAAAATTTACTTTATATCACATCTAAGGACTATCACGGTTTTAATCCCGAGTTTATTGATAGTAATAACACACCCATATCTTATGGAGCTCAGAGAGCGGGTACGCCTTTGTTTAGGACTGTGTCGTTTGGATTGAACATGGATTTTTAA
- a CDS encoding FadR/GntR family transcriptional regulator, whose protein sequence is MELLQNFSQIVIETPVDKIIGQIRDLITSGQLKPGDKLPSERKLCERLGVGRTHLRDALRKLEFYGILKTLPQSGTVVAGMGLPALEGLITDMLKLQGNDFKSLVETRVILETNIAQLAAENRSDEDLFEIENALNAHQRRLQEDGYAVEEDLLFHLKIAEASKNSVLNSLMLIITPDIMQYFKKHDVCGSGRAELAVEQHQVILQHISDKNPDKAGESIREHLSDISEYVKTLKNGTMLDGNGSLTTT, encoded by the coding sequence ATGGAATTATTACAAAACTTTTCTCAGATAGTCATTGAAACTCCGGTTGATAAAATCATCGGACAGATTCGAGATTTAATTACATCTGGTCAACTAAAGCCAGGAGATAAGCTTCCATCAGAAAGAAAATTGTGTGAACGACTTGGTGTAGGAAGAACACATCTCAGAGACGCTTTAAGAAAATTAGAGTTCTATGGAATACTAAAAACCCTTCCACAGAGTGGGACAGTAGTAGCTGGAATGGGCTTACCTGCATTGGAGGGTTTAATTACCGACATGCTAAAGCTTCAGGGTAATGATTTTAAATCCCTTGTTGAGACGAGAGTGATCTTGGAAACAAACATTGCCCAACTAGCTGCTGAAAATAGATCGGATGAAGATTTGTTTGAAATAGAAAATGCTTTGAATGCACATCAGAGGAGATTGCAAGAAGATGGATATGCTGTTGAAGAAGATCTTTTATTTCATCTTAAAATAGCTGAAGCAAGCAAAAATTCAGTATTAAATTCTTTGATGTTAATCATCACCCCTGATATCATGCAATATTTTAAAAAGCATGATGTGTGTGGATCTGGTAGAGCTGAATTGGCAGTTGAGCAACATCAGGTAATACTTCAACATATATCAGACAAGAACCCTGATAAGGCTGGTGAATCAATTAGGGAACACCTAAGTGATATCAGTGAATATGTGAAAACATTGAAGAATGGAACGATGCTGGATGGCAATGGATCATTAACTACAACCTAA
- a CDS encoding peptidoglycan-binding domain-containing protein, which translates to MKKLLLVILIITLPLITYFQYKNYRRFHPPVAYEYSISDKLDLSYHDYTLVEEYYSKSVEVGAFARAKWRNDDIDVRFPDENLEVEKNAAKYYNQMLSRLSWLEDVLEHSFELKEAGYSNEEIKHIESGIPADVSKWINEKPSFLGMVIGDRGQYVWRVQEKLIAKGYEHNLDGVFGLATQNATITFQIDNNLYPSGSIDELTFQKLFID; encoded by the coding sequence ATGAAAAAGCTACTTTTAGTCATTCTTATCATTACGCTTCCACTAATCACCTATTTTCAATATAAGAATTATCGACGGTTTCATCCACCTGTAGCGTATGAATATTCTATTTCGGATAAACTAGACTTAAGCTATCATGATTACACCCTGGTTGAAGAGTATTATTCCAAATCTGTTGAGGTAGGAGCTTTTGCAAGAGCAAAATGGAGAAATGATGATATAGATGTTCGTTTCCCAGATGAAAACTTGGAAGTAGAGAAAAACGCTGCAAAGTATTACAATCAAATGTTGAGTCGTTTAAGTTGGTTAGAAGACGTATTAGAACATTCCTTTGAACTGAAAGAAGCAGGATACAGCAATGAGGAGATAAAGCATATTGAATCAGGAATCCCTGCGGATGTATCTAAGTGGATAAATGAAAAGCCTTCTTTTCTAGGTATGGTAATAGGCGATAGGGGGCAATACGTCTGGAGAGTACAAGAAAAACTTATTGCCAAAGGATACGAACACAACTTAGACGGTGTTTTTGGTCTTGCTACACAAAATGCAACCATTACTTTTCAAATAGACAATAACCTCTATCCTTCAGGATCTATAGATGAACTAACCTTTCAGAAATTATTTATAGACTAA
- a CDS encoding LytTR family DNA-binding domain-containing protein, which produces MNLRDLKFEPLDKSSQVIIFDESGLIIESDDSLVKVKGKSFNIFSDSMFCGMNEMFSQMKEEEEMSFDCIEIDLFGRTSHYDFIVKRLDNRSASNFVWIIYDFGMQYEKIFELQQERNIAEIRAKKADRESRKLREEKDAIEKLYNELQGDSASQYILVKADNLLVNLDLSDVYYFEAYGDYIKVHTTDKMYVTYNTMKKLESSLPSKHFFRIHRSYIVRLDKVKNIEQYSLVVKDKVLHIGKNYKSSLLDKIGQL; this is translated from the coding sequence ATGAACCTTCGAGATTTAAAGTTTGAACCACTAGATAAAAGCTCTCAAGTAATCATCTTTGATGAATCAGGCTTAATAATTGAGTCTGATGATTCTTTGGTCAAAGTCAAAGGAAAATCATTCAATATCTTCTCTGATTCAATGTTTTGTGGAATGAATGAAATGTTTTCTCAAATGAAAGAGGAAGAGGAAATGAGTTTTGACTGCATTGAAATAGACTTATTTGGAAGAACATCTCACTATGATTTTATAGTGAAAAGACTAGATAATAGAAGTGCATCAAATTTTGTATGGATAATTTATGATTTTGGGATGCAGTACGAAAAAATATTTGAGCTTCAACAAGAACGAAATATTGCTGAGATTCGAGCAAAGAAAGCAGATAGAGAATCAAGAAAACTCAGAGAAGAAAAAGACGCGATAGAAAAACTTTACAATGAACTACAAGGTGATAGTGCATCTCAATATATTCTAGTAAAAGCAGATAACTTGTTGGTTAACTTAGATTTATCGGATGTGTACTATTTTGAAGCATACGGTGACTACATCAAAGTTCATACAACGGATAAAATGTACGTCACATATAACACAATGAAGAAACTAGAGTCTTCATTACCATCCAAGCATTTTTTCCGAATACACAGATCCTACATTGTAAGATTAGATAAAGTAAAAAACATTGAACAATACAGCCTTGTTGTAAAAGATAAGGTTCTACACATAGGTAAAAACTATAAAAGTTCCTTATTAGATAAAATAGGACAACTGTAG
- a CDS encoding Rab family GTPase, producing MEIVKKVVIAGHFGVGKSSLVKRFVHQQFSDQYLTTIGVKIDKKTVDVNGAQVKMMLWDIAGESTAMKIPKKYFAGTHGILYVFDISREETYATIESDLFEISKTLKGIPTIVLANKSDLVEDTFIEDLRDKLSVSFKLTSAKTGDHVEDSFLHIAKEMI from the coding sequence GTGGAAATAGTCAAGAAAGTTGTTATCGCAGGACATTTTGGGGTTGGAAAATCATCGCTGGTGAAAAGGTTTGTACACCAGCAGTTTTCAGATCAATACCTCACAACTATAGGTGTTAAGATAGATAAAAAGACGGTAGACGTTAACGGAGCTCAAGTAAAAATGATGCTTTGGGACATTGCAGGAGAATCTACAGCCATGAAAATACCAAAGAAGTATTTTGCTGGAACCCATGGAATACTTTATGTATTTGATATATCCCGTGAAGAAACCTATGCTACCATAGAAAGCGATCTTTTCGAGATAAGCAAGACATTGAAAGGAATTCCAACAATCGTGCTGGCGAATAAGTCTGACTTAGTAGAAGATACGTTTATCGAAGACTTGAGGGATAAGCTTTCTGTGAGCTTTAAACTTACAAGTGCTAAGACGGGGGATCATGTTGAGGACTCTTTTCTACATATAGCAAAAGAAATGATATGA